GACCTGAGCACTCTAAGGCTGTGACCTGCATTTAGGCATTGAAACTAAATGGGTCTGATTTGTCTCAATCACTGGGGGCTGGGAGGTGAGCGGGACAATGCTGCTCCCTGAGGGCTGGGGGATGAGGGTTTGTTTCCCATCTCCCAGCTGATGAGGGGTTTGCCAGGTCGCACAGTTCCAGGGGGCCCAGACTTTTGGAACAGCAAAAGTATTGGGGTTTCACCCTGTAACCTGAGCCCCCCTTCAGCCTCTTGTTCTAGGGAGGATGGcatcagggcagagcagggaccagGACAAAagccttctctttcttctcacTAAAGAATTTTAagtgtatatataaaaaacccAATCCCCAACCCTAAACTACAAAATGCTGTGGTGGAGGTGAGGGGAAACCCCCTacatcctgcctgtcccccgaggcagcacagacaggtcagggggctggagctggcccTGCAATCACTGGTGGAGGATGAAGGACTTTAGGGAGGGGACATCTTCTTGTCTGGGTTTATTAGCTGGGGGCTGAGTTTTCCTCCTCAGGAGAACACATCAAAATACCCTCAGTTAATAGAAATCAAAAcctggctccctgcagggctggggaggagcaggggcagaTTCCCAGGGTGGGAGACCAGCCATGACATGGCAAGGATGAGTCCTGTCTCCAGAACAGCAGGGACTGCTCCTCAGAGCTCCTCATGAATCTTCTCCTGGTCCTCATCTGACTTGAGCTTCAGCTCATCAGGTGTGATCTTCCCATCCTGGTTGCGGTCCTGGTTCCGGAACATGTCAGCAATGACTTTCTCTGGGTCAGAGCTGGGCATGAGGCGGCCTTTCTTCTCTGCCACCTGGGTCTTGATGAAGGTGGAGAactggagaggggagagggaagagatgctGTTGGCTCTGTGCAGCCAGCACCGGGCAGGGCAAGGAGACCACAGCAGGGACTGGAGCAGAGGCTACCCTTGGGAACAGTGCCCACACCCAGCAGCAATGCTTTGGCTGGGCTGTTCTTCCTGtacagctctgcaggctcccGTGTGTCCAGGGGCAGCAGTGCCTTCAAGTGCTGCTGTCCAGGGTGTGCCCCCATTTCCTCCTGCACCCCACCATTTGGGACCCACTCACCTCTTCAGCGGGGATCCCCCCATCCTTGTCGAGGTCCATCTGCTCATACAGGTTGACTGGTGGCTCCCCGTGCCAGATGAAGAGGTAGCCCTCGGGAACCCCCTCCTCCATGGAGATCAGCTCCACCTCGAAGCGAAGCACGGCACTGCCAGGCACCCCCCGGGCTGGAAACACAGCAAAGGCTCCAGCACCACGGAGAGCAAGGCAaagccccagccctgagccccacagccctggcagggcgAGGGGTGAAGGAGCCCAGCAAGGCTGAACCACCCACTTTGCATTGCACACATCAGCCACCACTCCCCTACCTCCGCTCTCCCCGTGGCCCAGGTGTGGGGGCACGATGAGCACCCGCCTCTCCCCTGTACACATGTGCAGGAGGCCACTGTTCAGCCCCTCGATCACCTTGTTGGCCCCCAGAGTTACCTCCTGGGGCTTCTCGTAGTCATGGCTGCAGGAGGCACAGAGGAAACAGTGCAGGTGAGAAAACTCCCTCAGACCTAGTGGGCAGCCCTGAAATCTCAACCCTTCCATCCCACCATGAATCCCACATCCTCCATCCTGGTGTGCCATGAAGTTCCACACCCTCCATGCCACAGCCATGTCCATCCCACCGTGTCCCTTGAACCCTCCTGCCAGTTGCCCCGTCCTGctgccctgtggctgctgctccagcactgcagaggggaTAGTCTCAGTGCCTGCCCACCCCCAGCTCAGTGTCAGCCAGGGTTTGGCCCCAGGAAGGATGGGAATGCTCGGGGCACGCACGAGGAGAAGAGCCGAGTGCCGTCCAGCAAGGAGCAGTTGTAGTGGTAGCGGACAAAGTCACGGTTGCGGGTGGTGACATTGCAGCCCTCGGGCCGGAACACGGTCTCAATCTCCACCGGGTCCGCAGGGTTGTGGAAGTCGATGATGTGGACATCAAAGATAAGCACAGCTGAGCCGGGAATTTTATCTCCTGGAAGTGGGGGatgaggagagctgctggagcactgcagggccAGTGAAGTGCTTCCCTGCTTCTTCCCACACCCCTCGATGTGCCCGCCCCTCAGAGCCCTCTGCATGTTTACCTGCGCCATTCTCCCCGTAAGCCAGGTGTGGGGGGATGACCACTCGCCGCTGCTCTCCCATGCAgaccccctgcagcccctgatCCATGCCAGGGATGATGTAGCCCTTCCCAATGTAGGTGTTGTAGGTTTGATTGCGGGAGTAACTGCAGCAAGAGAACCCTCAGCACCATCAATGCCCCTACACCCCAACCCACaccccctctcccagcctctcctgcaccCCCAGGAACCAAACCTTGCTCCAAGAGATGCAATACACAGATATTGTACTTTTTAGCCTATTTCATGCCCattgtccctctccagcctttccttccagccatggggcaggagagggcagcaggggctctCCCCATGGCATCACTTCCTCCCACACCTGGAGTCAAAGAGTGTCCCATCCATGAGCGTCCCGTTGTAGTGGTAGCGCACGAAGTCCCCAGTCACAGCCCGGCGCTTGCAGGACTCTGGCACCTCCAGGTGCTCCAGAAAGACACCATCTTTGGGATTGTGGAAATCCACCAGCAGCACGCTGAACACCAGCGATGCCTGCGGTGGGATCACGGTCCCTGGGAGAGAGGATATGGGTCAGCCTTAAGGAGGGTCCTTCCACACCaggggctctgcccagagctgggagggaaggggctggcacGATGGGGTGGTGCCTGGCTCACCATAGCCCTTCTCCCCATAGGCCAGGAATGGGGGGATGATGATGCTCCTCTTCTCCCCAGCACACatgcccagcagcccctggtcCATGCCCTTGATCAGCCACCCAGTGCCCACGTAGGTGTCATAGGTGCTGCCCTTGCTGTAGCTGGTGGTGGAGAATGAGGGTGGGGATGGCTCTGAGGCCACACTAGCATCCCcagccagagcagtgctgtgccagagGCTGGTTTGAGGGGGGGGTCATGGAGCtgaaccagccctgctggggagcagggagggagtaCAGGGTGAGGTTGCTCTAactctgtgcccagcctggtGTCCCTGAGTCCCAGCCACCCCCCGTGGCCCAGTATCAAGGCAGAGGgtgcatcccagtgcccatACCTGGAGTCAAAAGGGGTCCCATCCAGCAGTGTGCCATTGTAGTGGTACCGCACGAAGTCCGAGTTCTCCACCGTGCGGTTGCAGCGCTCGGGTTTGGACAGTGTGGTGATCTGCAGCTTGTCATTCTTGTTCCAGATGTCCAGCATGACAACATCGAAGTACAGGGTGGCATCTGGGGGGATCAGCCCCGCTAAAAGggcagcagcaaggacagaGCACCTTAAGTGGGACCAACACTGAGCCCAGGCCAGCCATGGGTTCTGTTCCCTGAAGCCTCCCCTGAACCCACCACTGCTCAGGGCTACTGGAGACACATGCCATCccctgggaaagcagcacagtcCAGCTGTGGGCCGTTCCCCTCATTCCCAGGGAAGCCCCACTTCAGCACCACTCGCCCTAGCCATGGAGCCACCCTTAGGCTGCATCTGCCAGGGGTCACTGGAGCCCTGTCCCTGCTAACACCAGCCCTGGGGATTTTCTCCCTCAACCCCCCGTGCCAGGGCCCCTTACCCACGCCGATGCTGCCGTAGCCCAGGTGGGGCGGCACGATGAGGTGGCGCCGCTCGTTCACACACatgccctgcagcccccggtCCATGCCCGTGATCAGCCGCCCAACTCCCACCACGCCGGCCACCGTGGCCCCTCGGTCATAGCTGGGGCGAAGGGACACACCCATCAGAGGTGAGAAAAAGACTGAAGCTCCCAAAGCTGCCAGTGCTTGTGGGGGAGAGtggagggacagggctgtcccctcccatAGCTCAAAAACAGGGATCTCAGTAGGCTCAATCCCatgctgctggagggcagctgGCCCCTGGGCCACTGGTCAGGACTTCAGCCTGACCCTGCACCCCCAGAAGCCATCCACACCCTCCACACATCTCACTCACTGAGCTGGGCTTgaagccagcagctctggggcttcctgctgcttccaaataattttgtatatGGCACACGAGTTATACACAGTGATGAGGAAAGACAACGTCCCAGCCTCATTTTTAAACtgcaaatttgtttttatttttaaaccttaaAATACTCCAAGAAACTACCAGGGCAGCAGATGTTCTCCTGAAGGATTCTTTTAGCAGTGAGTGTCCCCAGACTCCCACTGCAGTTACTTGCTCCCCCATTGATGCTTACAAGAAAGATAAAACACATCAAACTGTGAACCCTTTGCTATCCAGACCTCCAAATAAAACAATCTGCCTGGAAAATTTTTACTGCTACgtggtgctggggctgagaCCCAGCAGAATTCCAGTTGTTTCTGTGTCCCCAgttctcctccctgctcacagTGCTGCAAACCAGGGGCTACTCCAACTCTGATTCCCAGCCGGcatgagcagagcaggggatgcaggggcCAAGGAAcactgaggcagcagagcaaagcctgTGGGATAATGAAGCGTTTCACCACTGACACGTCTCAAAGTGCTTTAagcattttcctgcctgtgcagcacaTGCAAATACGTGTTCCTGAGTGCAGAACATGCCAATTAGGGCCAaaccctgcctgtgccctggaCAGGCTGTCCCACTGCTCTGTGGAGCTGAAGGGGTGCAGGCTCCCTGAAGGGCTGGGAGCTTCTGTGGGATCTGGTGGGGGAGaaaggggctgggctggggagttCCATCTCAGGCTGACACGTGTTCAGGGCTCCCTGTGTTACCCCAAAACCCCTCCTGGGTTCAAACCCGGAGGGGCTGGGCGCTGTCCGGcgcaggcagctgcctgctgtgcccCGGGGCTGGAGGACACATGCGGGgtccccagagccccctccctgccccggCATgcgggctgggggctgggggaggcatGCAGGGTCCCGCCGCAGCTGCCCCCCGCATGCAGCCGGCACAGAGCCGCGGGCGATACCTGGAGTCAAACTTTTTGCCATCTTTAAAGGTCCCATTGTAGTGGTAGCGAATGAAATCCCCCATCTGCGCCTCCCTCAGGCAGATTTTGGGAATATAGTATCTGTCTATCACCACGTCTTCTAAGGGGCCGGGGTCGCCCAGTGCCGGGGCCCCCAGGACatccaggaggaggaggaggaggacgcAGCGGCTACCCGGGGCCACGGCCATGGCGCCCCTTTCCTGCCTTcgctttcccttcccttcccctccacccGCCCAGCCCGGCCCGCCTGGAATTTCTGtagacggggggggggggggggggggggggggggggggggggggcccgccgaGCTCCCCCCGCCGCGCCGAGCGATGACAGCGCGGCACAGAGCGATCCAAGGCCGGAGGGAGGGGTtattcttttcccctcttttgtttttcctcttactTTTTACCcctacttttaaaatttctcttcttccccttttcttctttttttactctcctttccccccccccttattatttactctctctcttttattttttttccttctttttcttggcCAATTCCTCCTCCGAAGGAAAAGCTGACGGAGGCATTGGGGAGCGGCTGTGTGGTTGcaggcccggcccggccccagGTCCTAGCGCTGCTgtgcctcttcctccttctcttcttccctctgccGCTGCCAGCTCATTGCACCCGGCCCAcgatgctgctgctcagtccCAGCAGTTTGGGAgagtaaataaaagaaattaagtgtTTTAATAAGCagtctgctgctggcagaaccTTTACTGAATGGCAATGATTAAAAAGGTGAGATTCTCCTAGCAGTCCTTCCCAAACACAGCCTTAAACTCTCACGGAGGTGTTGCCcacacatccctgctcccccaaatccagcagcaaGAAACAGGTCCCGAGTGCCAGGTGGGAAATGCAACAGGCTGTGAACACAAAACCAAATCCCAACCCAGCTCCTCTGAGGCTCAGCGCTACCAGTGAGagaacagctgcagcaaagcaccatcagctcccccagctcagccccgggtgctctgcagcccccaACAGACCACAGCGGGGCCGAGCATGTTcatcactgctgggagcagcctggggggaACGTGTGGGTCTCCCGAGGGCCTCACTGCGCCAAGTGAGTGCTGACTGGGGTGGtgacagcatggccagcagcctctgctccgCAGGGAGGAACCTCAGCAATGTCCTGGCTCCTGTGACATCCCTCAGTGCCACCGTCCAGCCAAGGACAAAGCACTGGGTTTGGGCCGGGGCCAGTGCGGCCATGCCGAGGCCTGGCACGGGACAGCTCTGGGTCTGGGATCTGGCATAGCACAGGGCGTGTGGCCTCGGGCTTGGCACCGGCCAGCGGTGGGGACACCTCCGCCGGCCCGCTGCCTGCGCCCGCGCACGGTGATGCTGGGGGCCCCCCGCTCCGTGCGCGCCCCCCGAGCGCCCCGCGCAGCCCTGCGCGCATTCCGCGGCGCCGGCGGAGCCGcactagggggggggggggggggggggggggggggggggggggggggggggggggggggggggggggggggggggggggggggggggggggggggggggggggggggggggggggggggggggggggggggggggggggggggggggggggggggggggggggggggggggggggggggggggggggggggggggggggggggggggggggggggggggggggggggggggggggggggggggggggggggggggggggggggggggggggggggggggggggggggggggggggggggggggggggggggggggggggggggggggggggggggggggggggggggggggggggggggggggggggggggggggggggggggggggggggggggggggggggggggggggggggggggggggggggggggggggggggggggggggggggggggggggggggggggggggggggggggggggggggggggggggggggggggggggggggggggggggggggggggggggggggggggggggggggggggggggggggggggggggggggggggggggggggggggggggggggggggggggggggggggggggggggggggggggggggggggggggggggggggggggggggggggggggggggggggggggggggggggggggggggggggggggggggggggggggggggggggggggggggggggggggggggggggggggggggggggggggggggggggggggggggggggggggggggggggggggggggggggggggggggggggggggggggggggggggggggggggggggggggggggggctcttcgGGCGTCTGCTGCTCCGCGCCGGCTGCCTGCGCGCCTGCAAGCGGGAACTGCCCGTGTTCCAGCTGCGCTACCCGCCGGCGCAGACCCTGCGCGATTTCCAACGCCGCCAGCCCTACCAGTACCTGCACTACGCGCTCTTCAAGGTGAGGCGGTGCAAATGGCAGGGGAAGGGGTGGGTGGGGGGGTCCTGCTCCTCTACTTCGCACCTCTGATCTTTCCCCTCCATCCTGCACCCTTCCACTCTGGGAACACCCTTTCCCGTGTCTCATACTGTGCCGCTCATCCTCCTCGACACCTCCATCCTGTGCCCCTATCCTGCACTGTCAGCCTGCACCCTCTGACCTGCGCACCCTGAACCACACTCCTGTCTGTCTCTGTGCCCCCTGAACCCTGCTCCACTCCATCTTGCACCCTGCTGTCAGgtgctttccctttccttcactCACCATCTGGCATCCCccaccagctcctccatccttcccctGAGCAGTGGCACGTCAGCATCATCTGGAACACATCAGGCAGGACGACTGGGGGGCCCCTGTACTTGTGTCCCTCTACCCCACCTTGTGTTGCCCTGGTGCCCCAAGGTCTCCCTGGACAGGCAGAGCATCGGCTGGGGGGAGCTCACAGGGGCTGCCCCAGATGAGGGGCCTGAGCTGGAGGTTCAGTGCCTCTATGCTTGTGATGGGACACGTGTCTGGATGCTCCAGAAGAAAGAAGGAGTTGCTCAGCTTCACAGTGTAGACGTGGAGGGAGGTTTTGTGGAGGGAGCTTTCATACGGCATCCCTCTGGAGTGCCCATGTGTTGGCCAGAGTGTCTCTGGCAGGGGCAGTCCTCTGGTCAGGGTCCTTGTCCCTGGCTGCCTGCCACTGTGGGTGCTGTTTTAGCACTCAGCCCCACTCACCTGGCAGGGGCAAGGAACTGCCTGGCTTCATCCTTAAtgccttttcctcttgctgctCTGGCCCAAACCCATTTCATGGACGGGTCATTCAAACCACCCTTCCTCCCTGCGTCTCACTCCCCTGAAGCTGCAACCTGAGAGCCCATAAAGCAGCAGGGACGGCAGCCAGGTCTGATGGCAGTGCTAGATCCACCTCACACCACGTGGATCACTCCTGGCTGGATGTGGGggcccaggaggggctgagttgtccctgcacccagccaggaggTTGGTATGGCTGCAGTTACCTGCAGTGTCCATGTTCCCAGATCCTGTCTGTTCATCACTGCCAGGAAGATTGTGCAGCATGGATTCAGGGCTGTTCCCCACAAGGATCACCCCTCTGTCCTGAAGCCCAGGGGTCTGGCTGGGTGCTGAGGCCCCCTTGGCTGCAGTGTTGGCtcaggctgccctgcagcaggtcTCTGCACCggctcctccttcctccacagTCAAATAAGATCGAGAAAGCAGTGTCTGCTGCCCACACCTTCCTgcagaaaaaccccaagcatGAGATGACCTTGAGGTACCTGAACTACTACAGAACGGTGCTGGATGTGGATGAATACCTGGTTGACCTGGAAGCTCAGCCCTATGAGGTAAGGagaggatggggctggggcagtacagggctccccagggctcaaAGCATGCCTGGTCCTGCCAAACCCCGAGGGAAGCAGCGCTCCCTCACTAAGCAGTGAGGGACTAAGCAGTGTCCTCGGCAGCCGATATTTGTGCGGTCAGTGAAGCTGTACAACAGCGGGGATTTCCGGAGCAGCGCAGCCGACATGGAGCAGGCGCTGGCCGAGTACTACAAGGCATATGAGGACTGTCTGGCCGGCTGCGAGGGTGCCTATGAGCTCCAAGAGTTCAAGGACTTCTACCCTGCCATTGCAGGTAGTGGAGGACTGGGGGACAGCGGAGCTGGGGAGGTGATCAGGGGTGCAACACCTGCCATCTCCCCCCAGACCACTTTGTGAGCGTGCTGCAATGCAAGGTGGACTGTGAGACCGAGCTCACCCCCAATGTGGGTGGCTACTTCGTGGAGAAGTTTGTGGCCACCATGTACCACTACCTGCAGTTCGCTTACTACAAATGTGAGTGCCAGTGGGAGCAAGGGATGAGTGAGgcaccctggggtgctgtggggccTGGGAGAGGTGTCACCCCCGTGTCACTGGCTGCTGCCCGCAGTGAACGATGTGCAGGACGCGGTGCGCAGCGTCTCCAGCTACATGCTCTTCGACCCGGGGGACACAGTGATGCAGCAGAACCTGGTGTACTACCGCTTCCACCGCGAGCGCTGGCACCTGCGGGACCAGGACTTCAAGCCTCGGCCGGTGAggacccccccagcccctggcctgTGGCCCTGCACTGGCCAGAGAGAGGCTgacccagcccctctcccctgctgtgcccaggaagCCGTGAGGTACCACAACCAGACAGCCACTCAGAAGAAGATGCTGGAATTCGCCCGGCAGTACCTGCAGGATGATGATGAGGTACCTGATGGGCCCAGTGCGGGATGCACCCcttttgggggtgctgggtggTATGTGGGTGCTACAGGGACCTTCCTTATTTGGGGGGTCTGAccccccaaaccagccctggagcagaggctgcagatggGGCTGCCGAGCccccctgcctcctcctgccctcctgtgctgcagatggAGCTGGATGGTGGTGAGGGGTCAGAGGTGCTGGACCTGCCCTCTGATGGCGAGTTTGAGGGTGAAGGTGACTATGAGGAAGGCTTCTTCGCAGAGTGGTGGCAGGAACCCAAGACCAAAGGAGACAAAGACAACCAAGGTTCCTGAtaccagggctgggggctgtgctgtaGCGTGGGGGGGTCTGCTGTCCATACCCCTGGTGCCACCAATCTCTTCTTGTTTGCAGAGATCCTACGATGAGCCAGGTGAAGGGGCACCCAGCACCAACTGAGCTGGATCGTGGTGGCTCTGTGATGCCATCTTGAAGACATCAGGCTTTGGGCTCTTCCCAGCCACCAGGAGAAACTCAGACTCATGGGGCTGGACCAATCCTGCCTGGtatcctgcagcagagctgcctttgaatgtctgctgccctggcacagcccaattcccaccagcagccctgaacatccctgcctgcccaggagcCTGGGCCACACCTGCCCCCAGTGCCTCAGGAGCTCTGACCAGCAGTGATGCCCCACAGCACTGGGGTTTTCTgtgtctctcagctgctccccaggatcTGTGGATGATGCACCAGGTTCGACCCCTGTATTGTCTTGAGGGGCTTGGGGGGGCTACCCCTACTTTGGGAGCAATGCATGATGTGGCTGGAGCTGGTCCTGCCCCTTCCTGAAGCTCCCtgaggctcctgctcctgttcctgcagcctcccaggcaATCTGCCAGCTCCCAAAGCCTGGCTCCCCTTGGACTCCCTGGCCTGGTGGTACAGGGGGCTCCTGGTCTGCCACGTCCCCGTGTCAccatggggctgcaggagcctggtGAAGCTGTGGCACCCGTGCCCTGCCCGTGCCTTGAATTTTTGCCACACCAGCCCTCTCTAGCCTTAAGCTCCGTTAATTTAAGATTTCCCCTCTTGCACACTTGctctttttatatatttactgGTGCTGAACTTCTAATAAAATCTAGACTGGTCTTTTCATGGCTGCATCCACCTTCCATGTGCTGCCACCATGGGAtccaggagctcagggtgggagaGGCCCTGCTGTGAGAGAAGAAGGGATGAGTTCAGGCCTGGATGTCCCCACGTCCTGGGGGATCTTTTGGAGCCATAGAGGCCAtgagagcagcctggctcctgtGAGGCTCTGGGTTCCCTGAGAGAGACTGCcatcatccttcttaccagaagacactgaaaacctttaggctgcgcagagcactctggtgctctgctgcttccttgttcgctTTTTGTAGCATGCGGCGATTTCTgagtaactgaggtgaagtgtcgtctaccgctctcatAGAACACACCGCAGATAGTTCTGCTaatgccaaaacacgcctggcacgtgcacttttcctctaaaccctctgTATCCTACCATATTGCACTGCTTCTTGTAACCTAAGGTtaaagtgaaaacgtgcacagcacacagcagttctcacttgccactgcacataccaatgtcttctgTGCACTAAAGTTATGCACGTTAAAAGGCTTCATATAGAATAGGTATGTTGTATCAAAGCTAGCTGatgatgatcatccttcttaccagaagacactgaaaaccggtatgctgcacagagcactctggtgcttCGTTGCTTCCTGGTTCacgctttgtatcatgcggcggtttctctcaATGGAGGAGAAGGGTCGTCCACTCCTAacacagtacactgtgctgctagcaTTTGCTACAGCCAAAAATcgcctggcacttgcacttttcttctaaacagTGTGGGAGGAAGACTGGGAAAggactgtggggctgtggggagggagatTTGGGTGGAAACGGGATAAGACAAGAAGAAGGAGATAATGGGTACAGGTCAAAGCAAGGCTAGTCCTTTAGGCTGTGTTTTGACACACTGGAAAGAGTTAGTAGGATAGAGCACACAGCaattctcacttgccactgcgcataccaatgtcttctctgcacttaagttatgtaaATTAtttggctgcatattgaataggtatgttgtaacaaagctaggtgacgatggtcatccttcttagcactcaacACAGAAAACCGGTACGCTGCACAGaacactctggtgc
The genomic region above belongs to Ficedula albicollis isolate OC2 chromosome 27, FicAlb1.5, whole genome shotgun sequence and contains:
- the P3H4 gene encoding synaptonemal complex protein SC65, which encodes MFITAGSSLGGTCGSPEGLTAPTVGTPPPARCLRPRTVMLGAPRSVRAPRAPRAALRAFRGAGGAGLFGRLLLRAGCLRACKRELPVFQLRYPPAQTLRDFQRRQPYQYLHYALFKSNKIEKAVSAAHTFLQKNPKHEMTLRYLNYYRTVLDVDEYLVDLEAQPYEPIFVRSVKLYNSGDFRSSAADMEQALAEYYKAYEDCLAGCEGAYELQEFKDFYPAIADHFVSVLQCKVDCETELTPNVGGYFVEKFVATMYHYLQFAYYKLNDVQDAVRSVSSYMLFDPGDTVMQQNLVYYRFHRERWHLRDQDFKPRPEAVRYHNQTATQKKMLEFARQYLQDDDEMELDGGEGSEVLDLPSDGEFEGEGDYEEGFFAEWWQEPKTKGDKDNQEILR
- the FKBP10 gene encoding peptidyl-prolyl cis-trans isomerase FKBP10 translates to MAVAPGSRCVLLLLLLDVLGAPALGDPGPLEDVVIDRYYIPKICLREAQMGDFIRYHYNGTFKDGKKFDSSYDRGATVAGVVGVGRLITGMDRGLQGMCVNERRHLIVPPHLGYGSIGVAGLIPPDATLYFDVVMLDIWNKNDKLQITTLSKPERCNRTVENSDFVRYHYNGTLLDGTPFDSSYSKGSTYDTYVGTGWLIKGMDQGLLGMCAGEKRSIIIPPFLAYGEKGYGTVIPPQASLVFSVLLVDFHNPKDGVFLEHLEVPESCKRRAVTGDFVRYHYNGTLMDGTLFDSSYSRNQTYNTYIGKGYIIPGMDQGLQGVCMGEQRRVVIPPHLAYGENGAGDKIPGSAVLIFDVHIIDFHNPADPVEIETVFRPEGCNVTTRNRDFVRYHYNCSLLDGTRLFSSHDYEKPQEVTLGANKVIEGLNSGLLHMCTGERRVLIVPPHLGHGESGARGVPGSAVLRFEVELISMEEGVPEGYLFIWHGEPPVNLYEQMDLDKDGGIPAEEFSTFIKTQVAEKKGRLMPSSDPEKVIADMFRNQDRNQDGKITPDELKLKSDEDQEKIHEEL